The following are encoded together in the Humulus lupulus chromosome 5, drHumLupu1.1, whole genome shotgun sequence genome:
- the LOC133834629 gene encoding topoisomerase 1-associated factor 1: protein MDMEGLSVICAGLGTVEEDRNGNRIGYTKGEYCLDNLKDLMRFLRRDDPQNRDVFKQVCKWNTVSKDLIPIIENFQDDRNLVLNSVKILVFLTMPIEPSSNDIAQQIEYMWGLKSSVMCGDIIAVIVSLLENPLVNLERDAFTEDDWKLVQLILTLFRNLLAIQEISLQQKAVGTATHFLSLRDRFLELLFRENVMDLIIVITQHFGGYLRQDNLLLLEIFHYIFLGQEPELVSKAHLKGSKTDEDANKASLNSLKSIMEEEEEKRRLTRVRNLVRHSHFIGTFTRLSMDGSKSVFNGKPASVSSDAIIKPHKVHRGPTKKIAWNHGRLPSSKDKILELLHDFVNQFLTGGYNGLMQSIRQDIEKEHHMIQKSDIIIFFQVAQFATSFQYHKVLTSKPNMGADAPEVHADTHTDDTLHGGNICGPVAESMNDSMFQLVFSHWRNKFESLKETHEFKFMSAAGSLMKTMICMLDLALQVLPEDSKESQTARILLYKLFYDQTDQGLTHFLLNLLKSFDTHKQAKSDLEDLVEMIYKILNLMENLQARGTLRVSKKSRKGRKKKALNDKETKAELSGEHSTFANEIGVSNIEPPAEKGDAHTGVENTSSDDKQETTTPAHTDKCEGSVLETDISGGSLPQMDHKNSGCANEDPYGTGDSSSDEQAPETNEVDFQVSTLVSSFANNNIIQKLCWLLKFYKSNSTSTNNYIIRMLRRISDDLELSPMLYQLSLLTTFYDILAEQKSCPCQEYADIVNFLTSLIRKMLKKMKKQPLLFVEILFWKTRKECHYINAEYLLHELGHWKKESKNREKNLGDVDVGSSQGNGWTHVSIADALGEDEAGVVINHDLENNNEENIGKVKGSTSSILDGGSDGQENNHNGENSMKHKSQRVAEIKKRKVLGGEFDEKIRNLYEKFNNSQNCSGLIAEELDPDGKISSFQVSKKLKQLGLKCASRKRLRKSDEPNSFEANKLDGEERVVETSGTLHNSGDLEQTLLSQPTRARKRIRAFSEEEETTIRSLYEQGKTEKSRVLTEDVAEPIDAGKLTEDVSDNEFLTSVLKKAREPLAKSKEVKLTPIPIKMNDSEDSPMLEPAGPDKGVASDMVIMDDTREGEAITNDIKNPLDAVLAADSLYDLPHEVNGDDNDLEDSDDEIDHSEFSRSVVSRRRMVFDVEDDD, encoded by the exons ATGGATATGGAAGGTTTATCGGTGATCTGCGCCGGACTCGGAACGGTGGAAGAGGACCGAAATGGTAATCGGATCGGTTACACAAAGGGCGAGTACTGTTTAG ATAACTTGAAGGATTTGATGAGGTTCTTAAGGCGTGATGACCCACAGAATCGAGATGTGTTTAAGCAAGTCTGTAAATGGAATACTGTATCCAAAGATTTGATACCTATTATTGAAAATTTTCAAGACGATCGCAATTTGGTTCTAAATTCCG TTAAAATTTTGGTGTTCTTAACTATGCCAATTGAGCCATCATCAAATGATATAGCTCAACAGATAGAGTATATGTGGGGGTTGAAGTCTTCAGTTATGTGTGGTGACATTATCGCAGTTATAGTATCACTTCTGGAAAACCCTTTGGTAAATCTGGAACG TGATGCGTTCACAGAGGATGACTGGAAATTGGTGCAGCTGATACTAACGTTATTCAGAAATCTTTTGGCCATTCAAGAAATTTCCCTGCAGCAGAAGGCTGTGGGAACCGCCACTCACTTCCTATCATTAAGAGATAGATTTCTAGAACTTTTGTTCCGTGAGAATGTTATGGACTTGATTATAGTAATAACCCAGCATTTTGGTGGCTATCTTCGTCAAGATAACTTGCTTTTGTTGGAGATTTTCCATTACATTTTTTTGGGTCAAGAGCCAGAGTTGGTTTCCAAAGCACATCTAAAAGGTTCTAAG ACCGATGAGGATGCCAACAAAGCTTCTCTGAACAGTCTCAAGTCAATtatggaggaggaagaggagaaaagaagacttacTAGAGTCCGCAACTTGGTCCGACATTCGCATTTTATTGGAACATTCACACGTCTTTCCATG GATGGCTCCAAGTCTGTTTTTAATGGGAAACCTGCTTCTGTTTCTAGTGATGCCATTATTAAACCACATAAAGTTCATCGGGGTCCCACTAAAAAAATTGCTTGGAATCATGGTAGATTGCCGTCGTCAAAGGATAAAATTTTGGAACTACTTCATGACTTTGTAAACCAGTTTTTAACAGGGGGCTACAATG GTTTAATGCAGTCAATCCGCCAGGATATCGAGAAGGAACATCACATGATACAGAAGAGTGATATCATTATCTTCTTTCAGGTTGCTCAGTTTGCTACATCTTTTCAATATCACAAGGTTTTGACCTCTAAG CCAAACATGGGGGCAGATGCGCCTGAAGTTCATGCTGATACTCATACTGATGATACACTTCATGGAGGGAATATTTGTGGACCTGTTGCAGAATCAATGAATGACTCAATGTTTCAGTTAGTTTTTTCTCACTGGCGTAACAAATTTGAAAGCTTGAAGGAAACACATGAGTTTAAGTTCATGTCTGCAGCTGGTTCTCTTATGAAAACTATG ATTTGCATGCTAGACTTGGCACTTCAGGTGTTGCCAGAGGATTCTAAAGAGTCTCAAACAGCTCGGATCCTTCTTTACAAGTTATTTTATGACCAAACTGATCAAGGGTTGACTCATTTCCTTCTGAATTTGCTCAAATCGTTTGACACTCATAAACAAGCCAAAAG TGATCTCGAAGATTTGGTAGAAATGATTTATAAAATTCTAAACCTAATGGAGAATCTTCAAGCACGTGGTACATTGAGG GTTTCTAAAAAATCCAGGAAAGGGAGGAAGAAGAAAGCGCTGAATGATAAGGAAACCAAAGCTGAACTCTCAGGAGAACATTCTACATTTGCGAATGAAATTGGTGTTTCTAATATTGAGCCGCCAGCAGAAAAGGGTGATGCACACACGGGTGTCGAAAATACAAGTTCTGATGATAAACAAGAAACAACCACCCCTGCTCATACCGATAAATGTGAAGGATCTGTGTTGGAAACAGATATTAGTGGTGGAAGCCTGCCACAGATGGATCACAAGAATTCTGGCTGTGCTAATGAGGATCCCTATGGCACAGGTGATTCTTCGTCCGATGAGCAGGCACCTGAGACTAATGAAGTTGATTTCCAGGTTTCAACTTTGGTTTCTTCATTTGCCAACAACAATATCATTCAGAAACTGTGCTGGTTGCTTAAGTTTTATAAGAGTAACTCCACCAGTACAAATAACTACATAATAAGAATGCTGCGAAGAATCAGTGATGACTTGGAGCTTTCCCCGATGTTGTATCAG CTATCGCTCCTTACTACATTTTATGATATCCTGGCCGAGCAGAAGTCATGTCCATGTCAAGAATATGCAGATATTGTTAATTTTTTGACAAGTTTGATTAGAAAAATGCTTAAGAAAATGAAAAAACAACCCCTTCTTTTTGTGGAAATTCTTTTTTGGAAGACTCGCAAAGAATGCCATTACATTAATGCTGAATATTTACTACATGAACTTGGCCACTGGAAGAAAGAAAGTAAGAACCGAGAAAAAAATTTGGGCGATGTAGATGTTGGCTCATCGCAGGGAAATGGATGGACACATGTAAGCATAGCAGATGCGCTTGGTGAAGATGAAGCTGGCGTTGTGATCAATCATGACCTGGAAAATAATAA TGAAGAAAACATTGGCAAGGTGAAAGGAAGCACTTCATCTATCTTAGATGGTGGGTCTGATGGACAAGAAAATAATCACAA TGGGGAGAATTCTATGAAACATAAATCTCAAAGAGTTGCTGAGATTAAGAAAAGAAAAGTTCTTGGGGGTgaatttgatgagaaaatcaGAAATCTTTATGAGAA GTTCAACAATAGCCAGAATTGCAGTGGCCTTATAGCAGAAGAACTTGACCCTGATGGCAAAATTTCATCATTTCAAGTTTCGAAGAAGCTTAAACAGCTTGGACTTAAATGTGCATCAAGAAAAAGGTTACGTAAATCTGATGAACCTAATTCTTTTGAGGCTAATAAACTTGATGGAGAAGAGAGGGTGGTGGAAACTAGTGGCACTCTTCATAACTCAGGTGATTTGGAGCAGACATTGTTGAGTCAACCTAC GCGTGCAAGAAAGAGAATTCGGGCTTTTAGTGAAGAGGAGGAAACTACCATTCGATCTTTATATGAGCA ggGCAAAACAGAGAAGAGTAGAGTATTAACTGAGGACGTAGCGGAACCGATTGATGCAGGGAAATTAACAGAGGATGTTTCTGATAATGAATTCCTAACCTCCGTTCTAAA GAAAGCAAGGGAGCCCCTGGCTAAGTCAAAGGAAGTGAAGCTGACTCCTATCCCAATTAAAAT GAACGACAGTGAAGATTCTCCCATGTTGGAGCCTGCAGGACCTGACAAGGGTGTAGCTAGTGACATGGTCATCATGGATGACACGAGAGAAGGTGAAGCAATCACCAATGACATTAAAAATCCACTAGATGCTGTGCTTGCAGCAGACAGTTTATACGATCTGCCACACGAAGTGAATGGCGACGACAATGATTTGGAAGATTCAGATGATGAAATTGACCATAGTGAGTTTTCAAGAAGTGTAGTAAGTAGAAGAAGGATGGTGTTTGATGTGGAGGATGATGACTGA